The genome window GCAACGCCATCTCATCTCCGCCAAGATGCGAGAATACGTAATCCCGTCCATACTCCCAGGCGCTGGAAGTATTAAAAATATTAGCCAGCTTATTAACTAATACTGATTTACCGCTCGATTCCCCGCCCAGTATCGCAACGGTACGTACGAAAAACGGCTTTACTTCAGTAGGGATATACTCCCAGTAGCGAAAAGGATTTTGGCGAATTTGCGCCCCGCTGATATTCATAAAAGAGCGCTGCGGATCGATCACGATGGTTTCAATGCCCAGGTGCTCGCGATACTGCGGCGCGTCCAGCTCTTCGCTGGTATACACACAGCCTGGCTCAATTCCCTTTTCCGCCATAAAGGCCGTAATGCCCCGACTCCAGACATCCCAACCGTGCGGATAAGGCTCCATGCCCTCTTCATTAAACGCATGAATGCGAATATTTTTTTGATATTTAAATGTCTGCAAGAGCCAGCGCAGGCGATCGCTAACGGTGGGCTGCTGTGACATGGCGCTGTTTTCAAACAGCTGGCGATCGCGCGGTTCATCATGTCCCATAATAATATGTAGCTCATCAACCTGGCTGCAGGCGCGCTGAATCAGATAAATATGACCGGTGTGCAGAGGATAGAACTTGCCGAACACTACGCCGATGGTTTTCTCGCGGCGGGGGAAATCCAGCCCCAGAAAGCGATGCAGCGCCTCCAGCTTTTGCGCGCTGGGGCTTTTGATTTTGGCATTGAGCAACTGGCTCAGGTAGCCTTTCGTCATTCCGCTGGCATCTGCAACCTGCTGCAACGTATGTCCCTGCTGGCGAATGGCGGTTTTTAAATATTCAAATGATGACATAATGCCTCCTGCAAAAAGGGGTGGGCAGTGCCCACCCCAACGACAGGTTAACCTGCGCTAAAATTATAACTCATCCAGGATCGCCAGCGCGTCAGCCAGCTTTTTCACCGGGTAAACTTTCATGTTCTCCAGCGCCTTTTTCGGCGCGTTAGCCGCCGGGACAATAGCGCGTTTAAACCCATGCTTAGCGGCCTCGGAAATACGCTCCTGACCGCTTGGCACCGGACGAATTTCTCCGGCCAGCCCCACCTCGCCGAAAATCACCAGATCGTTGGGCAAGGGTCGATCGCGCAGGCTGGAAACCATCGCCAGCATCAATGCCAGATCGGCGCTGGTTTCGGTGACCTTTACCCCGCCGACAACATTAACAAACACATCCTGATCGGCCATCTGCAACCCGCCATGACGATGCAGCACCGCCAGCAGGATCGCCAGGCGATTCTGTTCCAGCCCAACTGCAACACGACGTGGGTTAGACATCATTGAATGATCCACCAACGCCTGGATCTCTACCAGCAGCGGACGCGTGCCTTCCCAGACCACCATCACCGAACTCCCGGCAGTAACCTCATCGCCGCGCGACAGAAAAATCGCCGAGGGATTGCTGACTTCGCGCATGCCCTGCTCGGTCATGGCAAACACGCCCAGTTCGTTCACCGCGCCAAAGCGGTTTTTATGGCTGCGCAGCGTGCGGAAACGGGAATCCGCGTCGCCATCCAGCAACACCGAACAGTCGATGCAGTGCTCCAGTACTTTGGGACCAGCCAGCGAGCCATCTTTGGTGACATGCCCGACCATCACAATCGCTACGCCGCGCGTTTTGGCAAAGCGCGTTAAATAAGCTGCGGTTTCGCGCACCTGCGCCACGCTGCCCGGCGAAGACTGAATATCCGCCATGTGCATCACCTGAATAGAGTCGATCACCATCAGCTTCGGCTGTTCCTGCTCGGCAATCATGCAGATCTGCTCAATGCTGGTTTCCGACAGCATATTCAGGTTCTCGGTAGGCAAACCAAGACGATGCGCGCGCATGGCGACCTGCTGCAGCGACTCTTCGCCGGTGACATACAGCGTTTTCATATCCACTGACAGCTTGCACAACGTTTGCAGCAGCAGCGTACTTTTCCCGGCGCCGGGATTGCCGCCAATCAGAATAGCGCTGCCGGGGACTACGCCACCGCCCAGTACGCGATCGAATTCTTTAA of Pantoea alhagi contains these proteins:
- the nadR gene encoding multifunctional transcriptional regulator/nicotinamide-nucleotide adenylyltransferase/ribosylnicotinamide kinase NadR, yielding MSSFEYLKTAIRQQGHTLQQVADASGMTKGYLSQLLNAKIKSPSAQKLEALHRFLGLDFPRREKTIGVVFGKFYPLHTGHIYLIQRACSQVDELHIIMGHDEPRDRQLFENSAMSQQPTVSDRLRWLLQTFKYQKNIRIHAFNEEGMEPYPHGWDVWSRGITAFMAEKGIEPGCVYTSEELDAPQYREHLGIETIVIDPQRSFMNISGAQIRQNPFRYWEYIPTEVKPFFVRTVAILGGESSGKSVLVNKLANIFNTSSAWEYGRDYVFSHLGGDEMALQYSDYDKIALGHAQYIDFAVKYANKVAFIDTDFVTTQAFCKKYEGREHPFVQALIDEYRFDLVILLENNVPWVADGLRSLGSSVDRREFQELLIKMLNENQIKYEHVTEDSYDQRFLRCVELVRNMLENGK
- the radA gene encoding DNA repair protein RadA — protein: MAKAVKRAFVCNECGADYPRWQGQCSACHAWNTITEVRLAASPAAARNERLSGYSGTAGASRVQKLSEISLEALPRFSTGFKEFDRVLGGGVVPGSAILIGGNPGAGKSTLLLQTLCKLSVDMKTLYVTGEESLQQVAMRAHRLGLPTENLNMLSETSIEQICMIAEQEQPKLMVIDSIQVMHMADIQSSPGSVAQVRETAAYLTRFAKTRGVAIVMVGHVTKDGSLAGPKVLEHCIDCSVLLDGDADSRFRTLRSHKNRFGAVNELGVFAMTEQGMREVSNPSAIFLSRGDEVTAGSSVMVVWEGTRPLLVEIQALVDHSMMSNPRRVAVGLEQNRLAILLAVLHRHGGLQMADQDVFVNVVGGVKVTETSADLALMLAMVSSLRDRPLPNDLVIFGEVGLAGEIRPVPSGQERISEAAKHGFKRAIVPAANAPKKALENMKVYPVKKLADALAILDEL